One Bradyrhizobium sp. ISRA464 genomic window carries:
- a CDS encoding urease accessory protein UreD, producing MRSELAGAASATFAANRAQGAVRFGVHLKDGVTRRGDLHESGSLRVRFPSPEDEGLSAMFVNTAGGIAGGDRFDIAISAGEGARVTLTTAAAEKVYRASAAFSSEVGTGSREENASKQNESMVRSNRIAPCSIAAARLDIALKADTGAHLAWLPQETILFDRAHIHRRFDIDLADDASLLLCEIVVFGRSAMGETMRHGEFVDRWRMRRGGRLVFAETVRLDGEIGEKLARPAIAGGGTAIGTALIVPGDAALVERIREASDNFGGEVGISAWNGFAMARFCAQDAARLRADMMTVLSRASAVPLPRLN from the coding sequence ATGCGGAGCGAGCTCGCGGGAGCGGCTTCAGCGACATTTGCGGCGAACCGCGCCCAGGGCGCGGTCAGGTTCGGCGTGCACCTCAAGGACGGCGTCACCCGGCGCGGCGACCTGCACGAGTCGGGCTCGCTGCGCGTCCGCTTCCCGTCACCGGAGGACGAGGGTCTGTCGGCCATGTTCGTCAACACCGCCGGCGGCATTGCCGGTGGCGACCGCTTCGACATCGCGATCTCGGCCGGCGAGGGCGCCCGCGTGACGCTGACCACGGCGGCCGCCGAAAAGGTCTATCGCGCATCGGCAGCGTTTTCGAGCGAAGTGGGTACCGGTTCGCGTGAAGAAAACGCGTCCAAACAAAATGAGAGCATGGTGCGATCCAACCGGATCGCACCATGCTCGATCGCAGCGGCGCGGCTCGACATCGCGCTGAAGGCCGACACAGGTGCGCATCTGGCCTGGCTGCCACAGGAGACCATCCTGTTCGACCGCGCCCATATTCACCGCCGCTTCGACATCGACCTAGCCGACGATGCCTCGCTCTTGCTCTGCGAGATCGTGGTGTTCGGCCGCTCCGCGATGGGCGAGACCATGCGCCATGGCGAATTTGTCGACCGCTGGCGGATGCGCCGCGGCGGCCGGCTGGTGTTTGCCGAGACGGTCCGTCTCGACGGCGAGATCGGCGAGAAGCTCGCCAGGCCCGCGATCGCGGGTGGCGGCACGGCGATCGGCACCGCGCTGATCGTACCGGGCGATGCGGCGCTGGTCGAGCGCATCCGCGAGGCATCGGACAACTTCGGCGGCGAGGTCGGCATCTCCGCCTGGAATGGCTTTGCAATGGCGCGCTTCTGTGCCCAAGATGCCGCCCGGCTCCGCGCCGACATGATGACGGTGCTGAGCCGCGCCTCCGCCGTGCCGCTGCCGCGGCTCAACTGA
- a CDS encoding urease subunit gamma translates to MNLSPREKDKLLVSMAAMVARRRLERGVKLNHPEAVALITDFIVEGARDGRTVAELMQAGAKVLTRDQVMAGIPEMIHDIQVEATFPDGTKLVTVHEPIR, encoded by the coding sequence ATGAATTTGTCTCCCCGCGAAAAGGATAAGCTCCTGGTCTCGATGGCGGCCATGGTGGCGCGCCGCCGGCTCGAGCGCGGCGTCAAGCTGAACCATCCCGAGGCGGTCGCGTTGATCACCGACTTCATCGTCGAGGGAGCCCGTGACGGGCGCACGGTCGCCGAGCTGATGCAGGCTGGCGCCAAGGTGCTGACCCGCGACCAGGTGATGGCCGGCATCCCCGAGATGATCCACGACATCCAGGTCGAGGCGACATTCCCCGACGGCACCAAGCTCGTCACCGTGCACGAGCCGATCCGATAG
- a CDS encoding urease subunit beta gives MIPGELFIKDGEIELNAGRKTVTLSVANTGDRPIQVGSHYHFFETNPALKFDRRRARGMRLDIAAGTAVRFEPGQTRDVQLVALAGKRVIYGFRAEVKGKL, from the coding sequence ATGATCCCCGGCGAACTCTTCATCAAGGACGGCGAGATCGAGCTCAATGCTGGCCGCAAGACCGTGACGCTGTCGGTCGCCAACACCGGCGACCGGCCGATCCAGGTCGGCTCGCACTATCATTTCTTCGAGACCAATCCGGCGTTGAAATTCGACCGCAGACGCGCCCGCGGCATGCGTCTCGACATCGCCGCCGGCACCGCGGTTCGCTTCGAGCCGGGCCAGACCCGCGACGTCCAGCTCGTGGCGCTCGCCGGCAAGCGCGTGATCTACGGCTTCCGGGCCGAGGTGAAGGGCAAGTTGTGA